A genome region from Pelagibaculum spongiae includes the following:
- a CDS encoding site-specific integrase: MRLQQRYCEAVRQMNYSYATEKTYWQWIRQFLLFHKMRHPEQMAEAEITPFLSHLAVKKNVSVATQRIALNSIIFLYRKILPPAVF, from the coding sequence ATGCGATTACAGCAGCGTTATTGCGAAGCCGTTCGCCAAATGAACTATTCCTATGCGACTGAGAAAACCTACTGGCAGTGGATTCGCCAATTCCTTCTGTTTCATAAAATGCGTCACCCTGAGCAAATGGCTGAAGCTGAAATCACCCCGTTTCTTAGTCATCTTGCGGTAAAAAAGAACGTATCTGTGGCAACGCAACGGATTGCTTTAAATTCCATTATTTTCTTATACCGGAAAATCCTACCACCCGCAGTTTTTTAA
- a CDS encoding FRG domain-containing protein: protein MKEIEIAGSISNITSVLKEHAGNFKSVWFRGQSVYDYLLTPSVFRQGKAFGVSFNEQKMLEEFKRRYPDQSNQHKTTYEWLTLMQHYGLPTRLLDWSSNLLVALYFCCIEDQEKDGSLFVFDPSYMERDFHFNELMEMQVEEKDRSNFFRRLVYRTSDLLNDDSRLNGIRLGDLKKDIRLSMKFFGLSTGSNASFESLTLQQELLNTNDHLGKPLPHVTQEIIRAFSNVVPFRAPHLNPRIRQQHGFFTFHGGMYIDGEEFIKVDKMEDHTYSDGSLIKLKVLGIDKKKILKELEYVGITEATLFPEMEYQAKDIASIFTETYGL from the coding sequence ATGAAAGAAATTGAAATAGCAGGAAGTATTAGTAATATAACATCTGTTCTTAAAGAGCATGCTGGTAACTTCAAGTCTGTTTGGTTTAGAGGGCAGTCCGTATATGATTATTTGCTAACACCTAGTGTTTTCAGGCAAGGCAAAGCCTTCGGGGTTTCCTTTAATGAGCAAAAAATGCTCGAGGAATTTAAACGACGTTATCCTGATCAGTCAAATCAACATAAAACGACTTATGAATGGCTAACGCTTATGCAACATTATGGGCTTCCTACACGATTGTTAGACTGGTCAAGCAATTTACTTGTTGCACTATATTTTTGTTGTATTGAAGATCAGGAAAAAGATGGCTCATTATTTGTTTTTGATCCTTCGTATATGGAAAGAGATTTTCATTTCAACGAGCTGATGGAAATGCAGGTTGAAGAAAAAGATCGATCTAATTTTTTTAGAAGGCTCGTCTATAGAACTTCAGATTTACTAAACGATGATTCCAGACTAAATGGAATTCGGTTAGGTGACCTCAAAAAGGACATTAGATTAAGTATGAAGTTTTTTGGTCTTTCTACGGGAAGTAATGCAAGTTTTGAAAGCTTAACTTTGCAGCAAGAACTTCTCAATACTAATGATCATTTGGGAAAGCCTTTGCCTCATGTCACTCAAGAAATCATAAGAGCATTTTCTAATGTAGTGCCATTTAGAGCGCCTCATCTTAACCCTAGAATAAGGCAACAGCATGGATTCTTTACCTTTCATGGAGGTATGTATATTGATGGCGAAGAGTTTATTAAAGTAGACAAAATGGAAGACCATACTTATTCGGACGGCTCGCTGATTAAACTAAAGGTTTTAGGAATAGACAAGAAAAAGATCCTTAAAGAGCTTGAATATGTGGGTATAACGGAAGCAACATTATTTCCAGAAATGGAATATCAAGCTAAAGATATTGCATCCATATTTACCGAAACTTACGGCTTATAA
- a CDS encoding HEPN family nuclease, giving the protein MNEENVKSIIALQRINNQLLGLVDSAKCKNDIKLREILDQLYAPYEKVESDYRNNHSFYNQYQFISSLYTYIVLPKESFFDSIPDDIETNSLKTQWGINKLQPSYKLKYFLRRLRNAVSHGEIEFTETIDFIFTDKNPRNKSDVFQVKLSVDELMNFTQALAYWCMTKDIELKELKKHNK; this is encoded by the coding sequence ATGAACGAAGAAAATGTAAAATCTATAATAGCCCTTCAAAGAATTAACAATCAGCTATTGGGCCTTGTAGATTCTGCAAAATGCAAAAATGATATCAAACTCAGAGAAATACTTGATCAATTGTACGCTCCTTATGAAAAAGTTGAATCTGACTACAGAAATAACCATAGTTTTTATAACCAGTATCAATTCATATCTTCTCTGTATACTTATATAGTTTTACCAAAAGAAAGTTTTTTTGACTCCATCCCTGATGATATCGAAACAAATTCACTTAAAACACAGTGGGGGATTAATAAATTACAGCCTTCATATAAGTTAAAGTACTTTCTTAGACGTTTACGCAATGCTGTCTCCCATGGCGAAATTGAATTTACAGAAACAATTGATTTTATTTTTACTGATAAAAATCCTCGAAATAAAAGTGATGTTTTCCAGGTTAAGCTTTCAGTTGATGAACTAATGAATTTTACTCAAGCTTTAGCATATTGGTGTATGACAAAAGATATAGAATTGAAAGAACTAAAAAAACATAACAAATAA